The Nitratidesulfovibrio sp. SRB-5 genome includes a window with the following:
- a CDS encoding DVU_1555 family C-GCAxxG-C-C protein yields the protein MSDEAFGRVLALGAAGYCCTQIMVRLLLDVQGRDASGDGLGDGRDAVRAAGGLCRGFGLSEGTCGILLGGCMAMGLCAAKGHVAEEPHEALEAMTTEFAEWFRERTAPSGGISCGAILGDSGGGRPDFGKCHGLLLEAHGKMFEVLAAYGVDPTQPREG from the coding sequence ATGAGCGACGAAGCGTTCGGACGGGTACTGGCCCTTGGGGCCGCCGGGTACTGTTGCACCCAGATCATGGTCCGGCTGCTGCTGGACGTGCAGGGGCGCGATGCGTCCGGTGACGGGTTGGGCGACGGGCGAGACGCGGTGCGCGCCGCTGGCGGGCTGTGCCGGGGCTTCGGCCTGTCGGAAGGCACCTGCGGCATCCTGCTGGGCGGCTGCATGGCCATGGGCCTGTGCGCGGCCAAAGGCCACGTCGCAGAGGAACCCCACGAGGCGCTGGAGGCCATGACCACGGAATTTGCCGAATGGTTCCGCGAGCGCACCGCCCCCAGCGGAGGCATCTCCTGCGGGGCCATTCTGGGGGACAGTGGCGGAGGGCGGCCGGACTTCGGCAAGTGCCACGGCCTGCTGCTGGAGGCGCACGGCAAGATGTTCGAGGTGCTGGCGGCCTACGGCGTGGACCCCACGCAGCCGCGCGAGGGCTAG
- the trsM gene encoding DVU_1556 family methyltransferase: MTVPSGLDAAAFVPGGAAAPAGDAALAGDNAPVAGPRGPCAPPALRGPWEPSALRGPWEHPALRAVAGATLRPGGVALTWRGLELARQLTLWPHNARVLDLGCGPGETVALLREGGMAAVGLDISASLLAEALARNGRMPLIRADAGCDAGCGAGCGAGASGGAAPGLPLRTASLDGVFCECVLSVLPQRQGVLAELARVLRPGGVLVWTDLYVRPGRAADVWRGPGGCPSGWPDGCAESCADGGESRCSGPQPGVLSCRAGAMSRAGMEAMLRRAGFTVLAFEDHSRLLAEMAGRLLFAGADPAELFGCGGAGGGRPGYALLLARRDDAASREYAP; the protein is encoded by the coding sequence GTGACCGTGCCGTCCGGCCTTGATGCTGCGGCCTTCGTGCCGGGTGGAGCCGCCGCGCCTGCGGGGGATGCTGCCCTTGCCGGAGATAATGCCCCAGTCGCCGGGCCGCGCGGCCCGTGTGCCCCCCCGGCGCTGCGCGGTCCGTGGGAACCCTCGGCGCTGCGCGGTCCGTGGGAGCATCCGGCGCTGCGCGCGGTGGCCGGTGCCACGCTGCGCCCCGGCGGGGTGGCCCTGACCTGGCGCGGGTTGGAACTGGCGAGGCAATTGACGCTGTGGCCCCACAACGCGCGGGTGCTGGACCTGGGCTGCGGCCCCGGTGAAACCGTGGCCCTGCTGCGCGAAGGGGGCATGGCGGCGGTGGGGCTGGATATTTCCGCCAGCCTGCTGGCCGAGGCACTGGCACGGAATGGGCGAATGCCCCTTATTCGGGCCGATGCCGGGTGCGATGCCGGATGCGGTGCCGGATGCGGTGCGGGGGCCTCTGGGGGTGCTGCCCCCGGCCTGCCGCTGCGCACCGCCAGTCTTGATGGCGTGTTCTGCGAGTGCGTGCTCTCCGTGCTGCCGCAGCGCCAGGGCGTGCTGGCGGAACTGGCGCGGGTGCTGCGCCCCGGCGGGGTGCTGGTCTGGACCGACCTGTATGTGCGTCCGGGCCGTGCGGCTGACGTGTGGCGTGGCCCAGGCGGTTGCCCAAGCGGTTGGCCAGACGGCTGCGCGGAAAGTTGCGCGGACGGCGGCGAATCCCGGTGCTCCGGTCCGCAGCCCGGCGTCCTTTCCTGCCGGGCCGGGGCCATGTCGCGCGCGGGCATGGAAGCCATGCTACGCCGTGCCGGGTTCACGGTGCTGGCGTTCGAGGATCACAGCCGCCTGCTGGCGGAAATGGCGGGCAGGTTGCTGTTTGCCGGGGCCGACCCGGCGGAACTGTTCGGGTGCGGCGGCGCTGGCGGCGGGCGGCCCGGCTACGCGCTGCTGCTGGCCCGGCGCGACGATGCTGCATCACGGGAGTATGCGCCATGA
- a CDS encoding pyridine nucleotide-disulfide oxidoreductase/dicluster-binding protein → MDQTSLRDWESRCIQEEPPRCQAACPLHVDARAFLEHAAQGRWREARGVLERTMPLPGVLARLCEAPCEAACLRREAGGTIAVGALERACAALSVPAADPRPLPGRGLRAAVLGGGLAALTVAWDLAKKGHAVTLAGWLEDGEKRGDGSDAPAGEAGEAGEADGAARMAAAGRLAAIPPDVLPPDALRKELDRLAGLKVRFAAPVAPTAAVLEEMRAAHGAVFVAWSPAAARALGLPDRSRCDALTLAHPDLPGVFCGGWPADGVAGAARCIDEAADGRHAATSMDRHLTGVSLSAGRERQGPFETRLFTSLEGVQAMTPVALPALPPAGQGAGGLAPEAAKGPDTPDFPYREEASRCLQCQCLECVKVCPYLEKYGEYPKKHARRIYNNLAIVKGVHQANRFINSCSLCGLCGTVCPTGFDMAPLCHEARRTLVHDGKMPPSTHEFALDDMAFSNGPHAALLRAPAGAQACAWLFLPGCQLAASAPDRVAQAWGILADRLSGGTGIALRCCGAPALWAGRDDLAAAAAEELRDGWNAMGRPTLVVGCPSCATTLRTLLPDLPQTMLWSVLAEYGVAGQTTPAPEALTLHDPCAARGDERLRTTVRGLLAARGVSVHEPDLTGPHTECCGYGGLMAEADPALARTVIQRRADASDLPFVTYCAMCRDRLAEAGSPASHLLDLLLPPLPGGNPDPAAPGPHITARQENRARLRDRLLREVYGETPPDAAPDAVREAALRIGPDMRVVMERRRILDDDLRGVIAEAERAGRYFIDTDTGMRLACLRRVRVTHWVGYEPEPGGAGNGAGGDAVPVHAIRQAYAHRMVLPQGPPAGGWKESPHEPAYLPASGNWTCACGGAPRPLSVELTYLGSTFNVRLLTCPDCGQVLVDEALALGKMLEVEQLLEDK, encoded by the coding sequence ATGGACCAGACCTCGCTGCGCGACTGGGAGTCGCGCTGCATACAGGAAGAACCGCCCCGCTGTCAGGCGGCGTGTCCGCTGCACGTGGACGCGCGCGCCTTTCTGGAACATGCGGCGCAAGGCCGCTGGCGCGAGGCGCGCGGCGTGCTGGAACGCACCATGCCCCTGCCCGGCGTGCTGGCCCGGCTGTGCGAGGCCCCGTGTGAGGCGGCCTGCCTGCGCCGGGAGGCGGGCGGCACCATTGCCGTGGGCGCGCTGGAGCGGGCCTGCGCCGCACTGTCCGTCCCGGCGGCGGACCCGCGCCCCCTGCCGGGGCGGGGACTGCGCGCCGCCGTGCTGGGCGGCGGTCTGGCCGCGCTGACCGTGGCCTGGGATCTGGCGAAGAAGGGCCACGCGGTGACCCTGGCCGGGTGGCTGGAAGACGGGGAAAAGCGTGGGGACGGGAGTGACGCCCCCGCCGGTGAGGCCGGTGAGGCCGGTGAGGCTGACGGGGCCGCACGGATGGCCGCCGCTGGCCGCCTTGCCGCCATCCCCCCGGACGTGTTGCCGCCGGATGCCCTGCGCAAGGAACTGGACAGGCTGGCCGGACTCAAGGTGCGCTTTGCCGCGCCCGTGGCCCCCACGGCGGCGGTGCTGGAAGAGATGCGCGCCGCGCACGGGGCGGTGTTCGTGGCGTGGAGCCCGGCGGCTGCACGCGCGTTGGGCCTGCCCGACCGCAGCCGGTGTGACGCGCTGACCCTGGCCCACCCTGATCTGCCCGGCGTGTTCTGCGGCGGCTGGCCCGCAGACGGCGTGGCAGGTGCGGCGCGCTGCATCGACGAGGCCGCAGATGGCCGCCATGCCGCCACGTCCATGGATCGCCACCTGACGGGTGTGTCGCTGTCGGCGGGCCGTGAACGGCAGGGACCGTTCGAAACGCGCTTGTTCACCAGCCTGGAAGGCGTGCAGGCGATGACGCCCGTGGCGCTGCCCGCGTTGCCGCCCGCAGGGCAGGGGGCAGGCGGCCTCGCGCCCGAAGCCGCCAAGGGGCCCGATACCCCCGACTTCCCGTATCGGGAAGAGGCGTCCCGTTGCCTGCAATGCCAGTGTCTGGAATGCGTCAAGGTGTGCCCGTATCTGGAAAAGTACGGTGAATACCCCAAAAAGCACGCCCGGCGCATCTACAACAACCTGGCCATCGTCAAGGGCGTGCATCAGGCCAACCGGTTCATCAATTCGTGCAGTCTGTGCGGGCTGTGCGGCACGGTGTGCCCCACGGGGTTCGACATGGCCCCGCTGTGCCACGAGGCGCGGCGCACACTGGTGCATGACGGCAAGATGCCGCCCTCCACCCACGAATTCGCGCTGGACGACATGGCCTTCAGCAACGGGCCGCATGCCGCGTTGCTGCGCGCCCCGGCAGGGGCACAGGCCTGCGCGTGGCTGTTCCTGCCCGGTTGCCAGCTTGCGGCGTCCGCGCCGGACAGGGTGGCGCAGGCGTGGGGTATTCTGGCCGACCGGCTGTCCGGTGGCACGGGTATTGCCCTGCGCTGCTGCGGGGCACCCGCGCTGTGGGCCGGGCGCGACGACCTGGCCGCTGCCGCCGCCGAGGAACTGCGTGACGGGTGGAACGCCATGGGACGCCCCACGCTGGTGGTGGGGTGCCCGTCCTGCGCCACCACGTTGCGCACGCTGCTGCCGGACCTGCCCCAGACCATGCTGTGGTCCGTGCTGGCGGAGTACGGCGTTGCCGGGCAGACGACGCCCGCACCGGAGGCGCTTACCCTGCACGACCCCTGCGCCGCGCGCGGGGACGAACGCCTGCGGACCACGGTGCGCGGACTGCTGGCCGCGCGCGGGGTGTCGGTGCACGAGCCGGACCTGACCGGACCACACACCGAATGCTGCGGCTACGGCGGCCTGATGGCCGAGGCCGACCCCGCCCTTGCCCGCACCGTCATCCAGCGCAGGGCCGATGCGTCGGACCTGCCCTTCGTCACCTACTGCGCCATGTGTCGCGACCGGCTGGCCGAAGCGGGCAGCCCCGCCAGCCACCTGCTGGACCTGCTGCTGCCCCCGTTGCCAGGCGGCAATCCGGACCCGGCGGCACCCGGCCCGCACATCACCGCCCGCCAGGAGAACCGCGCCCGGCTGCGCGACCGCCTGCTGCGCGAGGTTTACGGCGAAACCCCGCCCGATGCCGCGCCCGATGCCGTGCGGGAAGCGGCCCTGCGCATCGGGCCGGACATGCGCGTGGTCATGGAGCGGCGACGCATCCTTGACGACGACCTGCGCGGCGTGATCGCCGAGGCCGAACGTGCCGGGCGCTATTTCATCGACACCGATACCGGCATGCGTCTGGCCTGTTTGCGCCGGGTGCGCGTCACCCATTGGGTCGGGTACGAGCCCGAGCCCGGTGGCGCTGGGAATGGGGCAGGGGGCGATGCCGTGCCCGTCCACGCCATCCGGCAGGCCTATGCCCACCGCATGGTGTTGCCGCAGGGACCGCCCGCCGGAGGCTGGAAAGAGTCGCCCCATGAACCGGCCTATCTGCCCGCGTCGGGCAACTGGACCTGCGCCTGCGGCGGCGCGCCGCGCCCGCTGTCGGTGGAGCTGACCTACCTTGGCAGCACCTTCAACGTGCGGTTGCTGACCTGCCCGGACTGTGGGCAGGTGCTGGTGGACGAGGCCCTGGCGCTGGGCAAGATGCTGGAAGTGGAACAGTTGCTGGAGGACAAGTGA